GCCCGCGACGATGTCGCCGTCGCCCGGGATCAGTTCGCCCGCGGAGACGATCACGAGGTCGTCGCGCTGCAGCTCCGCCGACGACACCGTCTCCGTCGGCGCTTCGACGAGCTCAGCGACCCACCCGGCGCCACGCTGGGTCCCTGAGCCCGCACCCTGGGTCCCTGAGCCCGCACCCTGGGTCCCTGAGCCTGTCGAAGGGCCCACCACCCGTCGCGCCATCGTCTGGGTGCGGGTGTTCCGCAGGCTCGCGGCCTGGGCCTTGCCGCGCCCTTCGGCGACCGACTCCGCGACGTTCGCGAAGAACACAGTCAGCCAGAGCCAGAGCGCGATGCCCCAGGTGAACGCCGCCGGGACGGGGGTGCCGCCGGAGGAGGCGGGCGCGCCGAGGAAGGGCTCCGCGATCGCGAGGACGGTCGTGAACGCGGCGCCGACCCAGACGAGGAGCATCACGGGGTTGCGGACGAGCGTCGCGGGGTTGAGCTTCCGGACGGCACCGGGGAGCGCCTGCACGAGCTGGGCGCCGCCGAAGGAGCGCGGCGGACGAGCGGGGACGGCAGGGGCGTCCTGCTGTTCCGGAGGGGTGGTGAGGAGGGTCATGGTCAGAGTCCTTCGGCGAGCGGTCCCAGTGCGAGCACGGGGAAGTAGGTGAGGGCCGTCACGACGACGGTCACGGTGAGGAGCAGGCCGACGAACTGCGGCCGGTGGGTGGGGAGCGTGCCGGTCGTGGCCGGCACCCGCTCCTGCGCGGCGAACGACCCGGCGAGAGCCAGCACGAGCACGATCGGGAGGAATCGCCCGAGCAGCATCGCGACGCCCAGGGCGGTGTTGAACCACGGAGTGTTCGCGGTGAGCCCCGCGAACGCGGAGCCGTTGTTGTTCGCGGCGGAGGTGAACGCGTAGAGCACCTCGCTCATGCCGTGCACCCCCGGGTTGAGGATGCTCGTGGACTCCACGTCCTCCCGGATCCCGGGGATCGCGAAGCTCAGGGCCGTGCCGCCGAGGACGAGCACCGGGACCACGAGGATGTAGAGGCTCGCGAGGGTCATCTCCCGCGGTCCGATGCGCTTCCCGAGCCACTCCGGGGTGCGGCCGACGAGCAGCCCGCCGACGAAGACCGCGACGATCGCGAGCACGAGCATCCCGTACAGACCGGAGCCGACGCCGCCCGGAGCGACCTCGCCGAGCATCATGTTCAGCATCGGCATCATGCCGCCGAGCGCGGTGTACGAGTCGTGCATCGAGTTCACGGCCCCGGTCGAGGTGAGCGTGCTCGCGCTGCCGAAGAGGGTCGAGCCGAGGATGCCGAAGCGCTGCTCCTTGCCCTCCATCGCCGCGCCGGCGAGCTCGGGGGCGGAACCGCGTCCCGCCAGCTCCAGGGCCGAGAGCGCGGCGAGTGAGGCGAGGAACAGGGTGCCCATGACCGCGACGATCGCGTAGCCCTGCCGGTGGTCGCCGACCAGTCGGCCGAACGCGCGGGGGAGGGCGAACGGGATCACCAGGATCAGCAGCACCTCGAGGAGGTTGGTCCACCCGGTCGGGTTCTCGAAGGGGTGGGCGGAGTTCGCGTTGAAGAAGCCGCCGCCGTTGGTGCCGAGCAGCTTGATGGCCTCCTGCGACGCGACCGGACCGCCGGGGATCGTCTGCGTGCCGCCGGAGACCGTGGCGACGTCGGTGAAGCCGTTCACGTTCTGGATCACGCCGCCCGCGAGCAGGGCCACCGCGCCGATCAGGGCGAGCGGGAGGAGCAGCCGCCCCAGACCGCGGGTGAGGTCGACCCAGAAGTTGCCGATCGTCGCGGAGCCGCGGCGTGCGAGACCGCGGATGAGGGCGATGGCGATGGTGAGGCCGACCGCGGCGGAGACGAAGTTCTGCACGGTGAGGCCCGCGAGCTGCACCGTGTAGCCCAGGGTCTGCTCGGGCGAGTAGGACTGCCAGTTGGTGTTCGCGACGAAGGAGGCGGCGGTGTTGAACGCGAGTCCCTCCGGCACGGCGGGCAGGCCCAGCGAGGCGGGGAGGAAGGCCTGGAGCCGCTGCAGCCCGTACACGAGCAGGAGCCCGACGAGGGAGAACAGCAGCACGCTGCGGGCGTAGGCTCGCCAGGTCTGCTCGGAGCGGGGGTCGACCCCGATCACCCGGTACAGCCCGCGCTCGACGCGGAGGTCGCGCCCGGAGGTGTAGACGTGCGCGATGTAGTCGCCGAGGGGGCGGTAGAGGAGCACGAGCACGACCACGACGGCCGTGATCTGGAGGACGCCGAAGAGGACCGTCGCGTCCATCAGAAGCGCTCCGGGGCGACGAGCGCCACGACCAGGTAGACGACCGCGGCGACGGCGAGGACGGCGGCGAGGATCTCGAAGACGATCATGCGCGGTCCACCGCCT
This genomic stretch from Microbacterium sp. Nx66 harbors:
- the kdpA gene encoding potassium-transporting ATPase subunit KdpA; its protein translation is MDATVLFGVLQITAVVVVLVLLYRPLGDYIAHVYTSGRDLRVERGLYRVIGVDPRSEQTWRAYARSVLLFSLVGLLLVYGLQRLQAFLPASLGLPAVPEGLAFNTAASFVANTNWQSYSPEQTLGYTVQLAGLTVQNFVSAAVGLTIAIALIRGLARRGSATIGNFWVDLTRGLGRLLLPLALIGAVALLAGGVIQNVNGFTDVATVSGGTQTIPGGPVASQEAIKLLGTNGGGFFNANSAHPFENPTGWTNLLEVLLILVIPFALPRAFGRLVGDHRQGYAIVAVMGTLFLASLAALSALELAGRGSAPELAGAAMEGKEQRFGILGSTLFGSASTLTSTGAVNSMHDSYTALGGMMPMLNMMLGEVAPGGVGSGLYGMLVLAIVAVFVGGLLVGRTPEWLGKRIGPREMTLASLYILVVPVLVLGGTALSFAIPGIREDVESTSILNPGVHGMSEVLYAFTSAANNNGSAFAGLTANTPWFNTALGVAMLLGRFLPIVLVLALAGSFAAQERVPATTGTLPTHRPQFVGLLLTVTVVVTALTYFPVLALGPLAEGL
- a CDS encoding potassium-transporting ATPase subunit F, which translates into the protein MIVFEILAAVLAVAAVVYLVVALVAPERF